A region of the Paenibacillus sp. J23TS9 genome:
TCGGAGAACCCAAGATGTATCGTACGCTTGACGGGGGAAGCAAATGGATCTCCGGACCAGCCTTTTTTGACAGGGATAAATTCAAAAACTGCGTATCATATGCTTCGGACAGTCCGCAGTTCTTTGACTCTGCCCGCAAGAACGGCTGGATACCAATAGGCTGTAAAGTCGGAGACAGCATGAAGTATAATGCATACTTTACGAAGGACAGTGGTCTAACATGGAATTTCGTCAATTTTGGACTAGGCACGAATGTGGGGCTTAATCAGAATCTCCGGCCAACATTTATTAATGAAGATGAAGGTTGGGCACTGATCGGAAGCACACTGTATCACACGGTGGATCAGGGGAAGACATGGCCTGCCGTTGGGGATAACCAGATCCTCAGGGAAAAGCTTCAGGAGTATCCAGAGGTTGTGAAGCTGCAGTTTTCTTCTGCACAGGTTGGTTGGATGCTGATCGAGAATAATGAACAAAAAAGCTCAAGGCTTCTACAAACCATGGACGGCGGAAGAACTTGGAGCGTATTATAGCAGGGTGGAGAACTCAGGTTCTCCGCTTTTTTTTGATTTAAAATCGTATTTCTAAATAAAATATAAAATTTTAAATTATATGTGAAATAAATCACAATATGTCCTGTCAATGTATGTTACTCTAAGAGTGTAAGGAGAGCTTAAAAAAACAACGGGAGTGAGAATCATGACAAACTTTAATCAAGATAAAACGACGGAATACTTCCTTCAATTATGCTACGACTGCCAGGATGCCTGCACTTGCGACACAGAAGAGAAGTGCAGGGAATGCTGGGGCGCACAAGGCGCTTTAGATGAACAGCAGCAGGATGAGACCCGTTACTTTCTGGATCAGGTTCATGCGTAACCGAGCAAACTCTTCACCCTGAAACCTCCACAAGCTGAAAAGCGAAGTGGAGGTTTTTTTGTCATACTGCTTGCATATATATGTTATGAACAGGCCCGCTAAGAATCTTTGCATCGCCTTAGCCTAAAGTCAAAAGAGGGGTGAGAAGCATGCCAGGAGAACCATCATTTTGGATGTTTGACTTCTTCGGTAAAGTCATGCCGATCTTTTTCGCAGTCATTATCGGTATTATCATCTTGTCTGCCGGCAGAGGATTGCTGCAGTGGGGGCGGAATAATAAGCAAGCTGTTCTCACCGTTGATTCCCGTATTGTCAGTAAACGCACTGAAATCAATCAACATCATCATCATGAACCTAATGATCATATGTCCAGTCGCACGAATACGACATATTATATTACTTTTGAGGTGGAGAGCGGCGACCGGATGGAATTCACCGTAAACGGGCAGGAATATGGTTTATGTGCGGACGGCGATTCGGGACGGCTTACATTTCAAGGAACACGGTTTAAAGGCTTCGAGCGGAATATGCGTTTTGCAAGAGAGGCTGGGTCAGAAGCCCGTTATCGCGATTATGGGCAGTTTTAATCCATATTAATTCCAATCATCGGCCGCGTCCCTTGGGATGTGGTCTTTTTTGTTTTTTATACATGTTTCTTGATTAAAGACCGCGGGTGAACTTAAAGTAGAAGCATCTGGAGTTTACAAGGAGGAAAAAGATATGGCTTATCAGGATCTTGTTGTGGTCGTTACTGGAGCTGCACAGGGAATTGGTTACGGTGTTGCTAAAGCTTTTGCGGATCAAGGTGCCAGGCTCGTCATGGGTGATCTGAACGAAGAACAGGGAGCGGCAGCCGCGGCAGCCATCCGGAATGAAGGGGGACAAGCTGTATTTGTCCCTTGTGATGTCCGCAATGAAGCAGATATTAAACAGTTGATGAAGGCTGCTGAGGAAGTGTATGGAAAAATTGATGTATTGATCAATAACGCCGGCGTATCCCGCTGGAAATCACCATATGAGCTCTCTGTCGATGAATGGGATGATATTTTAAATACGAATGTAAGAAGCTGTTTTCTTGCCACCAGAGAAGCGGCGCTTTATATGAAAAAGAATGGAGGCACCGGAGCCGTTGTCAATATGGCTTCTACACGTGCCCTGATGTCTGAACCGGATACCGAGGCCTATGCCGCATCCAAAGGTGCAATTGTGGCGCTTACCCATGCCATGGCCGTCTCGCTGGGATCTGACGGTATTCGTGTGAATTGTATCAGTCCCGGCTGGATTGAAACGCAGAACTACGAATCTCTCAAAAAGACGGATCATGAGCAGCATCCAGCGGGAAGAGTAGGCAAACCGGATGATATTGCAAGAGCTTGCCTGTATTTGGCAGATCCGGACAATACCTTCGTAACCGGGACACATTTGGTCGTTGATGGCGGAATGACACGTAAAATGATTTACGAACCGTAACTTTTCTCCTGAGCAGTTGGCCCTAATGCCTTCCATAATTTCTCTATCACTGACAAAAAGGATAACCCTTCCAATTGGATATAGTTCCTTTTGTGCAGATCCAAAAGAGAGTAAAAAGGGTGAGCCCGTTCTATAAGGACATGGGCTCATCTTTTTTTATGAGATCAATGCTATAATAACTCCGTTTACTATATAAAATTGAGCTAAAGAAAAGGCATATCATCTCATATACAGCAGATAGAAAGAGTTGAGATGATAGCTTGGGCAAGCTTTAGTTCATTTTATCATTTGAGGATTCACAGGTCCTCACATAGGAATGGAGGGAATTTATGATTGTCAAGAATTCTCGATGGCTTGCAGGTCTGCTGTTTCTGGCCGCTATGCTTCTGGTGGGTTTTCAGTCCCCGACTCAGGGAGTAAAGGCGACTTGGGTGTGGCAGACGGAACTGATCGAGGATGGAGGAGAGCAACTGCTTGATTTTGCACGTACTGAGGGCATTAATTTGATCTACTTACAAATCAATCGGGATTTACCTAAGGAAACCTATGAAAAGTTTATACAGCATGCGCATGAAGGGAACATCGCAGTTCATGCATTGGGTGGAGATCCCAAATGGGCGCTTCAGGAACACCGGGATCGCATGCTGGGATTAGCCGACTGGACTACGAACTATAATGCCAGTGTACCGTCTGATAGCCGGTTTGATGGCATACATCTCGATATAGAACCCTATGTACTTCCCCAGTGGGAAAGCGATCAGGAGGCAGTCATTTCTTCATGGGAGAGCAATTTGAAGGCTTTTCTTAACAAGGCATCGGATACATCGCTGGAGCTTGGAATCGATATTCCATTCTGGTTTGATAATATCCTCACTTCAGAAGGTGGCAGCTTGAATGAGTGGCTGATGAATTCTTTTGATCATGTGACGGTGCTCGCATACCGGAATGAAGTGGATTCCGAGCATGGTATCGTATATCTCTCTCAGGACGAGCTAAAACTTGCTGACAAGCTGGGCAAGCATGTTCTTGTCGGCGTCAATACCAAGGAAATGCCTGGAGAGACCCATACGACCTATTTTGGACGAGGGAAAGAGCGGATGAACCAATCCCTTGCAAATCTATCGAATGAGCTGAGTTCCTATTCGTCTTTTGCAGGCATAGCCGTCCACGATTTCCGTAACTGGGAGAACATGCCTGAGGGCAGTGAACCTGGAGAAGTGGATCCGAAGCCGGAGCCTGATCCGGATCCCGGAGCAGGGGATCAAGTGCCTGATCCAGACCCGGTGGTCCGCGATCAAATGGTTAGAGGTACATATATCTGGGAAGCCAATGAAGTACTGCAGAATGGGCAGGAGATCCTCGATTTTGCCAAAGAAAAGAAATTGAATTGGCTGTATATCCGCCTTGATCTGCAGCAGCCGTTTAGTGCTTACAGATCCTTTGTTAAACAAGCATCTGCTGCCGGAATTGAAGTGCATGCCATGGGAGGGCACCCGATCTGGGCTCTGGAAGAGAACAGGGCGAAGATGATGAAGCTGGTCCAATATGTAAAGGGCTATAACCGTGCTGCCCAAGGGGATGAGCGGTTTCATGGTGTTCATTTGGACATTGAGCCTTATGTGCTGCCGGAGTGGAAAACGGATTCGCAGGAGGTCATTTCCGAATGGACTTCTAATCTGGACGCTTTTGTCAGCGAATTGAAGAAGGATTCCAATTTGCAGGCGAGCATGGATCTGGCGGTATGGCTGGATAAATACAAGGTTCCCGGCGAAGATATTTCTCTCAGCAAATGGATGATTAATCGCATGGATCATGTCTCATTAATGGCCTTCCGGGATACTGCAGGCGGATCGAACGGCATTGTTACCGTGTCGAAGGAAGAGATCGCTTTTGCGGATGAACTGGGCAAGCCGATTCTAATCTCAGTAGAGATGAAGGAGAGTCATGAAGGCAACCATATTACCTTTTTTGAGGAAGGTTCGTCTTACATGGAAGCAGAGCTGGCGAAGCTGCCAGGAATGCTTGAGAACTCACCATCATATACCGGCAATCTGGTGCACGCCTATGATTACTGGAAGAATGCCAAACCGTAACATATTAAATCTGGTGCAGTCCCTGCTAACTCCCAAGGAGTCAGTCAGGGGCTGCTTTTTTGCGTACAAAGGCTGTATGCACTGGGCATTCACACAGAAAAGACAACGTGCATAGCATAAGGTGTTAGCATCTAAGGAAGATGAAGGAGCGTGGACTTGAATGGCAGGTCAGGAAAAGCATTATTTTGCGCGCGGAAATACAGCCGCAGGATTATACACTTTGTATGATTCTGTGTTAAATGGATTGGATACCGTATTTGTGATCAATGGGCGGACCGGATCAGGAACTTCTCAGCTGCTGGCTCAATTGGCAGAGGCTTGGCGAAGCAATGATTGGACCAAGCATTATATACACGAGACTTTGGATAACGAGCGGCTGGAAGGGATTATACTCGAAGAGGCACGCATCGGCGTCATCGACGGAAATGCATGGAGTGCGGATCCTATACTAGAAGGAACGGAAATACGCATTGTGGATGCCATTCAGGCTCTTCGCGAGGGTTTACTTGAGGAAGCGGAAGACGTAACAATAGGTCAAGACGCGGAAATGGCTGTACTCTACAAAAAAGCCTATGATTCCTTCTTAAGAACACTTCGGATTCATGATGAATGGGAAAAATTCTACATCGATAATTTAGACCGTGGCAGCGCAAACCGGATCACATCTGAGTTCGCTGACGAATACCTGATTCCGGTTGGTACCAAGAAAGCTGTCATCAAGCACCGTTTTCTGGGTGCGGCGGCTTGGCGGGGCGCGGTAGATTATGTTCCGAATTTAACAGAATCGCTTCGGACACGTATTTTCGTGAAGGGACGTCCCGGATCCGGCAAATCCACCATGTTCAAAAAGCTGGCTAAGGAAGCCGAAGCCCGGGGCATCGACACGGAAATCTACCACTGCGGTTTTGATCCGAACAGCCTGGATATGCTCATTTTTCCAGAGCTTAGCCTTGCTATTTTCGATAGTACGGCACCTCATGAACATTTCCCGACCCGTGAAGGTGACAAAATACTCGATGTGTATGAGCTGGCAATCCGTGCGGGAACCGATGAAGTCTATGCCGAGGAAATTGCCGAAATACGCGGCAGATATACTTCATCCATGAAAAATTCAATAGCCGTCTTGTCGGAAGTGAAGCGTATTCGGGATGAGGTTTGGGAGGCCTACGACACTGCAATTGATCCAGCTGCAATAAAGACTTTGGCGCGCCAGATTATCCAGCAAATCGAAGTATTGACGAATACCGCAGCATTGTCAGAGGAATAGTAACATAATAAATGTTATGTATACAAAATGAATTTGAAAGCACCCCTTCATTAGAAAAATGGAAGGGGTGCTTGATGCTGCTTATTTGCTAACGGTTTTGTTATACTCTTCAATTTTGCTTGTAATTACTTTGGCCGCATCATCGAGCGCTTGCTTGGATGTTTTTTTGTTGTTCAACACTTCTTCAATGGCTGTTTCTGTCAGTTGTCTGGCTTCTGGGAATACACCCATTACAGCTCCTTGTGTTGCAAGGCTAGGCTCGGTTTGGTGAAGCTGGTCTACGGCTGTTTGGAACTGCGGATATTTGGTCATATTGTCTTTAACGATTTGCTCGTCATATGCTTTTTGCGTGATGGGGAAGTAACCTGTATTGATATGCCACTCTGCTTGAGATTTAGGTTCAGCCAAAAACTTGATAAATTCCCAAGCTGCTTTTTGCTCTGCTTCAGGACGGTTATTCAGAATCCAGTTGCTCGCTCCGCCAACGATGACTCCGCCTTTGACATTCGCATCTGCTTTTGGCAGGAAGCCCGTACCAACCTCAAACTTGCCCTCGGCAGATTTTACAATGCTGCGCAAGGATGCTGTAGAATCAAGCGTCATGGCGATTTGACCCGCCGCAAAGGCTTTGGAAGTATCGTCGGTTTTACGTCCGAGATTGAGCATGGATTTCTCATCCACCATCTTCTTCCACCAATCGAGCGTTTTAACGCCGGCATCACTGCTCAATAGAGAGGAAGCTGCTGGCTGCGTCCGTCCGTTTCCGTTATCCAGGAGCTCAGCGCCTTGATTCGCAAACAACTGCTCCATGAACCAGCCATAGATGGCAAAGGAACCGCCGGCTTGACCTGTTTTGGTCAGTTTTTTAGCTGCTTCTGCCACTTCTTCATACGTAGCTGGAGGTTTCTCAGGATCCAGTCCCGCTGCTTTAAAGGCGTCCTTATTGTAGTAGAGAATAGGATTCGAAGTGTTAAAAGGCATAGAATACAGTTTGCTATCAAATGTATAGTAATTCAAAATATTAGGCTCGAGCGTAGAAGTGTCATATTTGTCGGCATCAATAAACTGTTGAACGGGAGTGATTGCCTTACTGTCGATCATGAAGCGGCTGCCGATTTCGTATACCTGAATCAAGGAAGGGCCACTGTCAGAACCAAGGGAAGCTTTGAGCTTATTCAGACTCTCATCGTATTTACCTTGATACTCGGCCTGCACAACGATGTCTTTATGCCCTGCGTTGAACTCATCCACCAGCTGCTGTGCTGCTTTCCCAACATCTCCGCTCATGGAATGCCACCATACGACTTTGATCGGATCTTCCTGTTTTGTCGGAGCTTCGGCGGCAGCAGCCGTGTCCTCTTTGTTGTCCGCTGTTTTCGAGCCGCAGCCCGAGGCAACCAGCATCATGCAGGACAGCAGGAGCATGGCCAATGATTTCTTTCCAAATGGTTTCATTTTTTCTCTTCTCTCCCTTTTGATTTAAGTGATTTTATTGTGAAATTACAAGCAGCCTGAAAATTAGCTGATCGTAATGACGACCCGTCATAATATTAATGTATAGTTAATGATATATGTAATTAACCTTTTAACGCTCCGGCAGTAATTCCGCGTACCAACGGCTTCAGACCAACGATCAGCAAAATAAGAGAAGGCAGGAGCATAATCACAATACCGGCCATCACCATATTCCAAGCGGTGACTTCTTCGAACTGGAGCATACTGATACCGATCTGTACCGTCCGCATGCTTTCTTTGTTTGTGATGAGCAGCGGCCACAAATAATTGCTCCAATTTGTTAAAAACGAATATACGGCGAGCGTGGCCAGCGAAGGTGCGGACAGCGGAAGGACCAGCTGAATAAAAACACGGATATGGCCGCAGCCATCGACTTTAGCAGCCTCGAACAGTTCTCTTGGAAGCTGAAGAAAGTATTGTCTCAGAAGAAACGTGCCAAAGGCCGAGGCCAAGAAAGGCACGATTAACCCCTGATAGGAATCAATCCAGTGCCAGCTGCGCACTGTGAGATAGTTGGGAATCATGGTGACTTCCCAGGGAATCATCATTGTGGATAGAAACAGCGAGAAGATGACGGCTTTACCTGGAAAACGCAGAAAGGCAAAAGCGTAGGCAGCCATACTTGCCGTAATCAGCTGTCCCAACATAATGGCTCCGGAAACGGCAAAGCTGTTCGTAATAAAACGGATAACTGGAACTGTATCTACGACCTGGAGGAAGTTATCCCAGTGCAATCCTGAAGGGAGCAGCCGAGGCGGGTATGTGGCCGATTCAGCGCTGCTCATGAATGCGGAAGACAATGTAAACAGCAGCGGAAACAGAATGAACAGCGCCGCAATACTTAACATGATATAAAGAATCGTTTGATTGACAGCCCGTATGCTCACTGGTAATGCACCTTCTTTTCGCCAAATTTGAATTGGACAATAGTCAGAAGCGTAATCAGGACAAACAGGATTAACGCCTGCGCGCTGCCAATGCCGAATCGGTAATTAATAAAAGCATCCTGGTAGATGTTGTACACCAGTACATCCGTGCTGTTCATCGGACCGCCTTTGGTCAGGATGTTAATTTGCGCGAAGGATTGAAATGCGCTGATGATCGACACGACGCTGATGAAGAAGAGCGATGGCGAAATCAGGGGCAGGGTGATGCGGAAAAATGTGCGGAATGATCCTGATCCGTCGATTTTGGCGCTTTCGTACAGATCCTCAGGTACGCTTTGCATGCCGCTCAGCATGACAATGTAGTTAAAGCCGAGATTGAGCCATACCGTCATCAGGGCAATAGAGAGTAATGCCCATTTGGGATCCGTCAGCCATGCAATCGGGGGGATTCCCGCCAAGCTGAGACCGTAGTTGAGGATACTTAAGGTCGGATGGTACAGTACCATCCAGATAATCGAACCGGTACCAACTGAAACAGCCATCGGCAGGGAGAAAAAGAACTGGAACAGCTTGGTGAATTTCAGCTTCTGAATAGACAAAGCGGCTAGTACGAGAGCTGCAGCAACTCCCGTCGGAACGGTTAGCAGAATGAATTTGACGGTAATCCACAAGCTGTTATAAAAGACTTCAGAGGTCAGTACATTCTTAAAATTATCGGCACCGGCAAAGGATGCAACCCGGCCTTGCGGATCGGTTAAATATAGACTCAGGTACACCGATTTCAGTAAGGGATAAAACAGAAATATCCCGAACAGTATCAGAGAAGGGGCCAAAAAGAAGTAGGCTAATGATCTTTCCTTCCAGCGGCTTGTCCGAAGCGAAGCAGCTCTTTTGCTGCGGGAACTTTCCCTCGGGAGCGGGGAAGCCAGTGTGATTTCTTTCTCCATGGAACTAAACGACCTCGCTTTTCTGATGATTTCAAAACCAATCTTCATCAGTATAAAGCGCAGATGTTTTGGGGAGATCAGAGGGAAGTAAAGCTTGAGATCGACTTTGTTAAAATGTCAAGCAAGGATAAATTCTGTCGTAATGAAGTACAAGTATGCAAGATTTGTTGTCACTCAACTGGGCGAATGCACATACACTTAT
Encoded here:
- a CDS encoding SDR family NAD(P)-dependent oxidoreductase is translated as MAYQDLVVVVTGAAQGIGYGVAKAFADQGARLVMGDLNEEQGAAAAAAIRNEGGQAVFVPCDVRNEADIKQLMKAAEEVYGKIDVLINNAGVSRWKSPYELSVDEWDDILNTNVRSCFLATREAALYMKKNGGTGAVVNMASTRALMSEPDTEAYAASKGAIVALTHAMAVSLGSDGIRVNCISPGWIETQNYESLKKTDHEQHPAGRVGKPDDIARACLYLADPDNTFVTGTHLVVDGGMTRKMIYEP
- a CDS encoding DUF2500 domain-containing protein, producing MPGEPSFWMFDFFGKVMPIFFAVIIGIIILSAGRGLLQWGRNNKQAVLTVDSRIVSKRTEINQHHHHEPNDHMSSRTNTTYYITFEVESGDRMEFTVNGQEYGLCADGDSGRLTFQGTRFKGFERNMRFAREAGSEARYRDYGQF
- a CDS encoding carbohydrate ABC transporter permease, with product MLSIAALFILFPLLFTLSSAFMSSAESATYPPRLLPSGLHWDNFLQVVDTVPVIRFITNSFAVSGAIMLGQLITASMAAYAFAFLRFPGKAVIFSLFLSTMMIPWEVTMIPNYLTVRSWHWIDSYQGLIVPFLASAFGTFLLRQYFLQLPRELFEAAKVDGCGHIRVFIQLVLPLSAPSLATLAVYSFLTNWSNYLWPLLITNKESMRTVQIGISMLQFEEVTAWNMVMAGIVIMLLPSLILLIVGLKPLVRGITAGALKG
- a CDS encoding ABC transporter substrate-binding protein; translation: MKPFGKKSLAMLLLSCMMLVASGCGSKTADNKEDTAAAAEAPTKQEDPIKVVWWHSMSGDVGKAAQQLVDEFNAGHKDIVVQAEYQGKYDESLNKLKASLGSDSGPSLIQVYEIGSRFMIDSKAITPVQQFIDADKYDTSTLEPNILNYYTFDSKLYSMPFNTSNPILYYNKDAFKAAGLDPEKPPATYEEVAEAAKKLTKTGQAGGSFAIYGWFMEQLFANQGAELLDNGNGRTQPAASSLLSSDAGVKTLDWWKKMVDEKSMLNLGRKTDDTSKAFAAGQIAMTLDSTASLRSIVKSAEGKFEVGTGFLPKADANVKGGVIVGGASNWILNNRPEAEQKAAWEFIKFLAEPKSQAEWHINTGYFPITQKAYDEQIVKDNMTKYPQFQTAVDQLHQTEPSLATQGAVMGVFPEARQLTETAIEEVLNNKKTSKQALDDAAKVITSKIEEYNKTVSK
- a CDS encoding carbohydrate ABC transporter permease encodes the protein MEKEITLASPLPRESSRSKRAASLRTSRWKERSLAYFFLAPSLILFGIFLFYPLLKSVYLSLYLTDPQGRVASFAGADNFKNVLTSEVFYNSLWITVKFILLTVPTGVAAALVLAALSIQKLKFTKLFQFFFSLPMAVSVGTGSIIWMVLYHPTLSILNYGLSLAGIPPIAWLTDPKWALLSIALMTVWLNLGFNYIVMLSGMQSVPEDLYESAKIDGSGSFRTFFRITLPLISPSLFFISVVSIISAFQSFAQINILTKGGPMNSTDVLVYNIYQDAFINYRFGIGSAQALILFVLITLLTIVQFKFGEKKVHYQ